In one Paramormyrops kingsleyae isolate MSU_618 chromosome 18, PKINGS_0.4, whole genome shotgun sequence genomic region, the following are encoded:
- the LOC140579759 gene encoding olfactory receptor 51F2-like encodes MEENTTIYQPFGFFIMGFQGLKDTNYYFMLLGILYFGTLLGNFFLMMVIWQSEALHTPKYMVVFSLSVIDVSHSTALVPKCIDQFLFNSQFVPYNLCLTQMFFIHSFYTIESYSLVILAFERLVSICFPLRSSTIITNTRMVGIIAFCWVLAFSLLATMVALITRLYFCKPIPVVVSYFCDHGPVFKMACSDNTVNWRITSLSLIVVIFVPLAFILASYMCIVIAISRINSAEGRWKAVRTCTAHLILVAMFFMPILVIYTIAWINITIEVNTRILNTSLSMVLPALLNPIIYSLKTEEVMEQIKRLLRKHVIRPKQYF; translated from the coding sequence ATGGAGGAGAACACGACAATTTACCAGCCATTTGGGTTTTTCATTATGGGCTTTCAGGGCCTGAAGGACACTAACTATTATTTCATGTTGTTGGGTATCCTTTACTTCGGAACGCTTCTAGGGAACTTTTTCCTGATGATGGTGATATGGCAGTCTGAGGCTCTTCACACGCCAAAGTACATGGTCGTGTTCAGCTTGTCTGTCATAGATGTGAGCCACAGTACTGCCCTTGTGCCAAAATGCATCGATCAGTTCCTCTTCAACTCACAGTTTGTGCCGTACAACCTGTGCTTGACCCAGATGTTCTTCATCCACTCCTTCTACACCATAGAATCGTATTCTTTGGTTATCCTGGCTTTTGAGAGGCTGGTCTCCATCTGTTTTCCCCTGCGGAGCAGCACCATCATCACCAACACCCGAATGGTGGGCATCATCGCTTTCTGCTGGGTCCTCGCCTTTAGTCTTCTGGCTACAATGGTAGCTCTGATCACTCGCCTGTACTTCTGTAAGCCAATTCCCGTCGTGGTAAGCTACTTTTGCGATCATGGTCCAGTGTTTAAAATGGCCTGCAGTGACAACACTGTGAACTGGAGGATTACTAGTCTGtccctgattgttgtcatttttgtgcCCCTGGCATTCATCTTAGCCTCGTATATGTGCATTGTCATCGCCATCTCCCGAATCAATTCTGCCGAAGGGCGATGGAAGGCAGTGAGAACCTGCACCGCACACCTGATTCTGGTAGCAATGTTTTTCATGCCCATCCTGGTGATTTACACCATTGCATGGATTAACATCACAATTGAAGTTAACACCCGAATTCTTAACACATCACTGTCAATGGTCTTACCTGCCCTCCTGAACCCTATCATTTACTCACTGAAGACAGAGGAGGTGATGGAGCAAATTAAGAGGCTTCTACGAAAGCATGTGATAAGACCAAAACAGTACTTTTAG
- the LOC140579637 gene encoding olfactory receptor 51F2-like: MEENTTIYQPFGFFIMGFQGLKDTNYYFMFLGILYIGTLLGNFFLMMVIWQSEALHTPKYMVVFSLSVIDVSHSTALVPKCIDQFLFNSQFVPYNLCLTQMFFVHSFYAIESYSLVILAFERLVSICFPLRSSTIITNTRMVGIIAFCWVLAFTLLATMVALITRLYFCKPIPVVVSYFCDHGPVFKMACSDNTVNWRITSLSLIVVIFVPLAFILSSYVCIVIAISRINSAEGRWKAVRTCTAHLILVAIFFMPILVIYTIAWINITVEVNTRILNTSLSMVLPALLNPIIYSLKTEEVMEQIKKFLRKHVIRPKQYF, from the coding sequence ATGGAGGAGAACACGACGATTTACCAGCCATTTGGGTTTTTCATTATGGGCTTTCAGGGCCTGAAGGACACTAACTATTATTTCATGTTCTTGGGTATCCTTTACATCGGAACGCTTCTAGGGAACTTTTTCCTGATGATGGTGATATGGCAGTCTGAGGCTCTTCACACGCCAAAGTACATGGTCGTGTTCAGCCTATCCGTCATAGATGTGAGCCACAGTACTGCCCTTGTGCCAAAATGCATCGATCAGTTCCTCTTCAACTCACAGTTTGTGCCGTACAACCTGTGCTTGACCCAGATGTTCTTCGTCCACTCCTTCTACGCCATAGAATCGTATTCTTTGGTTATCCTGGCTTTTGAGAGGCTGGTCTCCATCTGTTTTCCCCTGCGGAGCAGCACCATCATCACCAACACCCGAATGGTGGGCATCATCGCTTTCTGCTGGGTCCTGGCCTTTACTCTTCTGGCTACAATGGTAGCTCTGATCACTCGCCTGTACTTCTGTAAGCCAATTCCCGTCGTGGTAAGCTACTTTTGCGATCATGGTCCAGTGTTTAAAATGGCCTGCAGTGACAACACTGTGAACTGGAGGATTACTAGTCTGtccctgattgttgtcatttttgtgcCCCTGGCATTCATCCTATCCTCGTATGTGTGCATTGTCATCGCCATCTCCCGAATCAATTCTGCCGAAGGGCGATGGAAGGCAGTGAGAACCTGCACCGCACACCTGATTCTGGTAGCAATATTTTTCATGCCAATCCTGGTGATTTACACCATTGCATGGATTAACATCACAGTTGAAGTTAACACCCGAATTCTTAACACATCACTGTCAATGGTCTTACCTGCCCTCCTGAACCCTATCATTTACTCGCTGAAGACAGAGGAGGTGATGGAGCAAATTAAGAAGTTTCTACGAAAGCATGTGATAAGACCAAAACAGTACTTTTAG